One Fulvia fulva chromosome 8, complete sequence DNA window includes the following coding sequences:
- a CDS encoding Hybrid signal transduction histidine kinase K: protein MDDETTTDLPEQLRALLDFLDADHRPSIVLEPRRDAHEAFCKVVGKSQAFQKQARPDDELEDVRQAVQRTLAWKLHVSALHGIELAGKRWQTRIAGGHCIIAVNGLSTMLGEQNGKNARKYLDWTQNAIPNMSPWVQFVRDVDWAATSVGPMHSWPLLLRQPASLLDAWTELKEKKNPIAIEYRLKKPWTSLDRSTGQELSGETWLMATAFPEIEADALSQHPSRLLQVVINLLTNSIKFTQHSEVRNIEICLGASYQRPTGRHHGISFVPPRLSRSSRSPFIELEGADDIYLQVAVYHTGRGLTDDEMKLLFQRFQQASPKTYKQYGGSGLGLFISRELCELQGGQIGVSSGEGKTCFTFFVKAKRWTPESELQPAKANLNNKFTSNAASPMAFGRRGSTVLETATNQLGHGSGDEDPECEKYEPMSATQSTTSKSTTKPAKESTNPVKDNLINQKVMSQQLKRAGCIVHVANHGVECLDFLEKSTFCAAETPLSIILLDLEMPMMDGLTAIRHIRKRQRTGQINGHIPVIAVTANARSEQISQAVDAGMDQVVTKPFRIPELVPQMEALVKELSQVNGG, encoded by the exons ATGGATGACGAAACAACCACTGACCTCCCGGAGCAACTGCGCGCGCTACTCGACTTCCTGGACGCTGATCATCGGCCCAGCATCGTTCTGGAACCTCGACGCGACGCGCACGAGGCATTCTGCAAGGTCGTCGGGAAGAGCCAGGCATTCCAAAAGCAGGCGCGGCCCGACGATGAACTCGAAGATGTGCGCCAGGCCGTGCAAAGGACGCTGGCCTGGAAGCTCCATGTCTCGGCCTTGCACGGCATCGAACTCGCCGGCAAGAGATGGCAGACGCGCATAGCAGGAGGCCATTGTATTATTGCAGTGAACGGACTTTCAACCATGCTTGGCGAGCAAAATGGCAAGAATGCGAGGAAGTACCTGGACTGGACACAGAACGCTATACCCAACATGTCGCCCTGGGTGCAGTTCGTGCGTGACGTCGACTGGGCTGCCACGAGCGTTGGTCCTATGCATTCTTGGCCGCTGCTCCTGCGGCA ACCTGCGTCGCTTCTGGACGCCTGGACCGAGCtcaaggagaagaagaatcCTATCGCGATTGAGTATCGATTGAAGAAGCCGTGGACTTCGCTTGACAGATCCACCGGACAAGAGCTATCTGGCGAGACATGGCTCATGGCTACTGCATTTCCTGAAATCGAGGCGGATGCATTGAGCCAAC ACCCTAGTCGCTTATTACAGGTTGTCATCAACCTTTTGACCAACTCCATCAAGTTCACGCAGCACAGCGAAGTCCGAAACATCGAGATCTGTCTTGGAGCATCATATCAACGTCCCACAGGCAGACACCACGGCATTTCCTTCGTGCCTCCAAGACTATCACGCTCCTCTCGCTCTCCGTTCATCGAGCTAGAAGGTGCGGACGACATCTATCTTCAGGTTGCCGTCTACCACACCGGGCGGGGATTGACTGACGATGAAATGAAGCTGCTCTTCCAGCGTTTCCAGCAGGCCAGCCCAAAGACGTACAAGCAATACGGTGGCAGTGGTCTCGGTCTTTTCATCAGTCGAGAGCTCTGCGAGCTGCAAGGTGGTCAGATCGGCGTCTCGAGTGGCGAGGGCAAGACGTGCTTCACATTCTTTGTCAAAGCCAAGCGATGGACGCCTGAAAGTGAACTTCAGCCTGCAAAGGCCAATCTGAACAACAAGTTCACGAGCAACGCGGCTAGTCCAATGGCTTTCGGTCGTCGAGGCAGCACAGTACTCGAGACTGCAACGAATCAGCTTGGCCATGGGTCCGGCGATGAAGACCCCGAATGCGAGAAGTACGAGCCCATGTCAGCAACTCAGTCAACAACATCGAAATCCACGACCAAGCCTGCCAAAGAGTCGACGAATCCGGTCAAAG ATAATCTGATCAACCAGAAGGTCATGTCCCAGCAATTGAAACGAGCCGGATGCATAGTTCACGTTGCAAACCATGGCGTGGAATGTCTCGACTTCTTGGAGAAATCAACTTTCTGCGCTGCAGAGACGCCACTCAGCATCATTCTTCTGGATCTCGAGATGCCGATGATGGACGGTCTCACTGCGATAAGGCATATCAGAAAACGTCAAAGGACCGGTCAGATCAATGGTCACATCCCGGTCATTGCGGTCACTGCCAACGCAAGGTCGGAACAGATATCGCAGGCTGTCGATGCTGGTATGGATCAGGTTGTTACGAAGCCTTTCAGGATCCCGGAGTTGGTGCCGCAGATGGAGGCGTTGGTTAAAGAGCTGAGTCAGGTCAATGGAGGCTGA
- a CDS encoding ATP-dependent RNA helicase suv3, mitochondrial produces MLISTRPANVCIRCAYRTRLLALQQRRLRSTHPDRDENSNGPILRYLDKDDGGHELRSGPPRGQFLPTDGLIRKHSGRPTRKYSGRGEVGRDDRRGGMGWGGREGENFREVLMARLNVIKDEVKDAPVLQQLAKDSKEEGNKQEGFGRIWSGFTTNLLNHEPRHRPFLGKPDGKDNVWEDLRNAYSTRSQRGLDDRIKYAFYGHVTGSRFTESDIRNQKTLADLRYPTEWYPATRLLHRTVHLHVGPTNSGKTYQALQRLEAAKSGVYAGPLRLLAHEVYSRMVAKGKPCSLVTGEERRAVDVGLKEDDDHTLSACTVEMVPLNKTIDVAVIDEIQMIGNPERGWAWTQALLGVKAKEVHLCGEARTVPLIKELCASVGDKLEIHRYERLSPLQMAETSLDGDMRKLRKGDCIVSFSVMGIHALRKQIEQSTGRKVATVYGSLPPETRAAQARLFNDPYNDYDFLVASDAVGMGLNLAIKRIIFETSSKFDGTQRRTLAIADIKQIAGRAGRFRTAAQASDTPASEQDLAAAKGEIAAGATFGKKYSDQDAPDNVGLVTTMERFDYPIVSAAMQSEPEPIMSAGLFPPASVLERFASYFPPGTPFSYILTRLHELSQMHKRFHLCGLRDQIWLADLIEPVKGLTVTDRNVICSSPAGKADEEMWRHLIPALARCIALQSGGDLYDIKEMPLEFLELEVSASRDYLRGLERLHKGVVNYLWLSYRMPGIFNTRKLAFHVKGLVEEKIEDVLSKFSFSETSRRKMAAKREKEILESMIVGGAEGAEGDVPSAHPSERYVGAQAETETQDQPVLDIEDEENKAEQKLAELAQNDPDTSKVEQTQELAPAPEEDATSGIAPDLEGQKILTSGGDHFSGEEELPFVEPDLPVSPEVDIKQSAPNVEDRGSGDIQDDNKVIEELTGHEEDVPQKSNEAAAGSG; encoded by the coding sequence ATGCTCATCTCCACTCGGCCCGCCAACGTATGCATCCGTTGTGCCTACCGAACGCGCCTTCTCGCCCTTCAACAACGACGCCTTCGATCAACACACCCCGATAGAGACGAGAACAGCAATGGACCAATCCTACGCTACCTCGACAAGGACGACGGCGGCCATGAGTTGCGCAGCGGGCCTCCCCGGGGTCAGTTCCTTCCAACAGACGGGCTGATCCGCAAACACTCTGGACGCCCGACTCGCAAATACTCTGGACGCGGCGAGGTCGGCAGAGATGACAGACGAGGAGGCATGGGGTGGGGCGGCAGAGAGGGGGAGAACTTTCGCGAGGTGTTGATGGCGAGATTGAATGTCATCAAGGATGAGGTCAAAGATGCGCCTGTACTGCAACAGCTCGCGAAGGACAGCAAGGAAGAAGGCAATAAGCAGGAGGGGTTCGGACGCATATGGAGTGGCTTTACAACTAACCTCTTGAATCACGAGCCGAGACACAGACCCTTCCTAGGCAAACCGGACGGAAAGGATAATGTATGGGAAGATCTTCGGAATGCGTATTCAACACGGAGCCAGCGTGGACTGGACGATCGCATCAAATATGCCTTCTATGGCCATGTCACCGGGAGCAGATTCACCGAGAGCGATATCAGGAACCAGAAAACGCTGGCCGATCTGCGGTACCCCACCGAATGGTATCCCGCGACAAGGTTGCTCCATCGAACCGTTCACCTGCATGTGGGACCTACGAATTCTGGCAAGACCTACCAGGCACTACAACGGTTGGAGGCCGCAAAGAGTGGTGTCTATGCTGGTCCGCTGAGACTCCTCGCTCATGAAGTCTACTCACGCATGGTCGCGAAGGGAAAGCCGTGTTCTCTCGTGACTGGTGAGGAAAGAAGAGCCGTGGACGTGGGCTTGAAAGAAGATGATGACCACACTCTGAGTGCCTGTACGGTGGAGATGGTCCCTCTGAACAAGACCATAGATGTGGCCGTCATCGATGAAATTCAAATGATTGGCAACCCGGAACGTGGATGGGCGTGGACGCAAGCATTGCTCGGAGTCAAGGCAAAGGAAGTCCATCTCTGTGGTGAAGCGCGAACAGTCCCATTGATCAAAGAGCTGTGTGCCAGCGTGGGAGACAAGCTCGAAATCCATCGCTACGAGCGCCTGAGTCCGCTTCAGATGGCCGAGACATCGCTGGACGGAGATATGAGGAAGCTGCGAAAGGGCGACTGCATCGTATCGTTCTCGGTCATGGGCATTCACGCTCTGCGTAAGCAGATTGAACAAAGCACGGGTCGCAAAGTTGCCACTGTGTACGGCAGCCTACCTCCCGAAACAAGAGCGGCGCAGGCAAGACTGTTCAATGATCCCTACAACGACTACGACTTCCTCGTGGCTAGCGATGCTGTCGGCATGGGCCTGAACCTCGCGATCAAACGTATCATATTCGAGACATCGTCGAAATTCGACGGCACCCAGCGTCGCACACTTGCCATCGCCGACATCAAGCAGATCGCAGGCCGCGCCGGGCGGTTCAGAACGGCAGCACAAGCGTCTGATACTCCCGCGAGTGAGCAGGATCTCGCTGCCGCCAAGGGAGAGATCGCCGCGGGAGCGACGTTTGGCAAGAAATACTCCGATCAAGACGCTCCGGACAACGTAGGTCTCGTCACGACCATGGAGCGTTTCGACTACCCAATTGTCAGCGCTGCTATGCAGTCAGAGCCAGAACCGATCATGTCAGCGGGCTTGTTTCCGCCTGCATCGGTGCTTGAACGGTTCGCATCATACTTCCCGCCCGGCACGCCCTTCAGCTACATCTTGACACGACTCCATGAGCTATCTCAAATGCACAAGCGCTTTCATCTCTGCGGTCTGAGAGACCAAATTTGGCTTGCAGATCTAATCGAGCCGGTCAAAGGCCTGACTGTCACGGATCGGAACGTTATCTGCTCGTCGCCCGCGGGAAAGGCAGATGAGGAAATGTGGAGGCATCTCATACCAGCACTGGCCCGCTGCATCGCTCTGCAGAGTGGCGGGGATCTGTACGATATCAAGGAAATGCCTCTTGAGTTCCTGGAACTTGAAGTCTCTGCTTCAAGAGACTACTTGCGTGGTCTTGAACGGCTGCATAAAGGAGTCGTCAACTACCTCTGGCTGAGCTACAGAATGCCTGGTATCTTCAACACTCGAAAACTAGCATTTCATGTCAAGGGACTTGTTGAGGAGAAGATTGAGGATGTACTCAGCAAGTTCAGCTTCAGTGAGACTTCTCGACGCAAGATGGCCGCAAAGCGCGAGAAGGAAATCCTGGAGAGCATGATAGTTGGTGGTGCAGAAGGTGCAGAAGGTGACGTCCCCAGTGCACATCCGAGTGAGCGCTACGTTGGTGCGCAGGCTGAGACGGAGACGCAAGATCAGCCTGTCCTGGATATTGAAGATGAAGAGAACAAAGCCGAACAAAAGTTGGCCGAGCTGGCTCAAAATGACCCTGACACGAGCAAAGTCGAGCAGACCCAAGAACTTGCGCCAGCGCCAGAGGAAGATGCAACTTCTGGCATTGCACCCGACCTCGAAGGCCAGAAGATCTTGACATCTGGCGGCGATCATTTCAGTGGCGAGGAAGAGCTTCCGTTTGTGGAGCCGGATCTTCCAGTATCGCCTGAGGTGGACATCAAGCAGTCAGCTCCGAACGTCGAAGATAGAGGCAGCGGAGACATCCAGGATGATAACAAGGTCATCGAGGAGCTGACTGGACATGAAGAAGATGTGCCCCAGAAATCCAACGAAGCTGCTGCTGGGAGTGGATGA
- a CDS encoding Lactose permease: MSALEEKQGMSTIDMIQEKGSQQNDIAEVKIVKGSEAFNAALIEEPTRPWDPTTWRLIGCLLLGCFCQTMNGFDGSLFGGLTANKSFLAFFDGAPDGPWAAINSAMYQIGGVCALPFVGPAVDTWGRKVGMQIGAWLIIIGTIVNATTVYHANSDGQLKGGRFILGFGVSIVSAAGPIYVVETAHPSWRSLITAYCNTFWFTGSILSAGAVRGGLNLMGNSSWLLPIWLQLVFPALIALFVWTIPESPRWLYVNNRRERATQVLTKWHGYGNPESAWVKLQLNEYEEFLNTNGADKRWWDYRALFGTRSSCYRLGCNVVFSIFAQWAGNGVLTYFLPAVLKTAGYTEEIQQANINLGYACFQFAFALTGAAFVERIGRRPLFLGSMAGCCIVWIGMTTASAVFNEGGKTNGSAAQATVAMIFIFGAVFSFGITPLQALYPVEVLSFEMRAKGMAFSSLAVNAGNLLNQFAWPIALADIGWKTYIVFIVWNAVQTTVFYFFLPETKGRTLEELDRIFEARNPVKASIQRKKIAVASDGTVLATEEA; encoded by the exons ATGTCGGCCCTCGAAGAGAAGCAAGGCATGAGCACGATTGACATGATCCAGGAGAAGGGT TCCCAACAGAACGATATCGCCGAAGTAAAGATTGTCAAAGGCAGTGAAGCTTTCAATGCTGCCCTTATCGAGGAACCAACACGACCATGGGACCCCACGACATGGCGACTGATCGGATGTCTCCTTTTGGGATGCTTCTGCCAAACCATGAACGGCTTCGATGGCTCTCTCTTCGGCGGGTTGACTGCGAACAAGAGCTTCCTGGCGTTCTTCGACGGCGCACCCGATGGGCCCTGGGCGGCTATCAACAGCGCCATGTACCAGATTGGTGGTGTCTGCGCGCTGCCATTCGTCGGACCTGCTGTTGATACATGGGGCAGAAAGGTGGGCATGCAAATCGGCGCCTGGCTCATCATCATCGGAACAATTGTCAACGCTACGACTGTCTATCACGCAAACAGCGATGGCCAACTGAAGGGTGGTCGTTTCATCCTGGGATTTGGTGTTAGCATTGTCTCCGCTGCAGGCCCGATCTACGTCGTCGAAACAGCTCACCCATCGTGGCGATCATTGATTACTGCTTATTGCAATACCTTTTGGTTCACGGGCTCCATCCTCTCTGCAGGTGCGGTACGTGGTGGACTCAACCTGATGGGCAACAGCTCTTGGCTCCTCCCGATTTGGCTGCAGCTTGTGTTTCCGGCCCTGATCGCGCTCTTCGTCTGGACCATTCCAGAATCTCCTCGCTGGCTCTACGTCAACAACCGGCGTGAGCGCGCGACGCAGGTCTTGACCAAGTGGCACGGCTACGGCAACCCTGAGTCTGCTTGGGTCAAGCTCCAGCTTAACGAGTATGAAGAGTTCCTGAACACCAATGGCGCAGACAAGAGATGGTGGGACTACCGCGCTTTGTTCGGTACCCGGTCGAGCTGCTACCGACTAGGCTGCAACGTCGTCTTCTCGATCTTCGCTCAATGGGCGGGCAATGGTGTCTTGACATACTTCCTGCCGGCTGTGTTGAAGACTGCAGGCTATACCGAGGAGATCCAACAAGCCAACATCAACCTCGGCTACGCTTGCTTCCAGTTTGCATTCGCGTTGACCGGAGCTGCATTCGTCGAGCGGATCGGCCGCCGTCCGTTGTTCCTTGGCTCGATGGCTGGATGTTGTATTGTCTGGATCGGAATGACTACGGCCTCTGCGGTCTTCAACGAGGGCGGTAAGACAAATGGCAGCGCTGCCCAAGCCACCGTGGCCATGATCTTCATCTTCGGCGCGGTGTTCTCATTCGGTATCACTCCACTGCAAGCGTTGTACCCGGTCGAGGTCCTGTCCTTCGAGATGCGCGCCAAGGGCATGGCCTTCTCGAGTTTGGCTGTCAATGCTGGAAACCTTCTCAACCAATTCGCTTGGCCAATCGCTCTGGCGGACATTGGCTGGAAGACTTATATCGTCTTCATCGTGTGGAATGCAGTGCAGACCACAGTCTTCTACT TCTTCCTGCCAGAGACCAAAGGACGAACGCTCGAAGAGCTTGACCGTATCTTCGAGGCCAGGAACCCAGTCAAGGCCTCGATCCAGCGGAAGAAGATCGCTGTTGCCAGTGATGGTACAGTGCTGGCTACCGAGGAGGCTTga
- a CDS encoding Non-reducing polyketide synthase terA, which yields MASEEQISQCMQIISEAISIEPEDLQDHETWQFLGLGDLLATATVSDLQNQAGVDVPEDLFTKQPTVGQLKAFLRGEEDTSRPVTAIHSPTSTSTLDCGPEDPWEGVPKPKVPLSVVLQGKPESASTVIFLFPDGSGAGTSYGTLPTIGNDVCLIGLNSPFLRQAQSFTCSMERMARLWLDEVRGLQPQGQPYVLGGWSAGGYYSFEVAKLLTAAGEKVERLILIDSPCRLVYAALPEQVVAELTRKGLMGASGERKAPEWLVQHFTSTVISVEKYMPTPLPRDHVPAHVHFIWVKEGLVESVADSGLNVDLNVKVTRFLLEPRGNLQSEGWERLLPGAEHTYDYMTGNHFQITQTPHVESLGNLLRKVAKA from the exons ATGGCAAGTGAAGAGCAGATATCGCAGTGTATGCAAATCATCAGCGAAGCAATCTCAATCGAACCAGAAGACTTGCAAGACCACGAAACATGGCAATTCCTTGGCCTGGGAGATCTCTTGGCAACGGCGACGGTGTCAGATCTACAGAACCAGGCCGGCGTTGATGTGCCGGAGGATTTGTTTACGAAGCAACCCACTGTTGGACAGCTCAAAGCCTTTCTTAGAGGGGAGGAGGATACAAGCAGACCGGTCACGGCGATACACTCACCTACATCGACCTCGACTCTTGATTGTGGACCTGAAGACCCTTGGGAAGGCGTACCCAAGCCGAAAGTGCCATTGTCGGTCGTGCTGCAAGGCAAGCCAGAATCGGCATCGACCGTGATCTTCTTGTTCCCAGACGGAAGTGGTGCTGGCACATCGTATGGAACCCTCCCGACCATCGGCAACGATGTTTGCCTCATCGGACTGAACTCGCCCTTTCTTCGGCAAGCACAGAGTTTCACATGCTCGATGGAGCGTATGGCACGGCTGTGGCTTGATGAGGTCCGAGGGCTGCAGCCGCAGGGCCAGCCTTATGTCCTTGGAGGCTGGTCTGCTGGCGGCTACTACTCGTTCGAGGTTGCGAAGCTGCTCACTGCTGCTGGTGAGAAGGTGGAGAGGTTGATCCTCATAGATTCGCCTTGTCGGCTGGTTTACGCAGCACTACCTGAGCAAGTGGTCGCCGAGCTTACTCGGAAAGGCCTGATGGGTGCCTCTGGAGAGAGGAAGGCGCCTGAGTGGCTGGTGCAGCACTTCACATCCACCGTGATATCCGTGGAGAAGTACATGCCCACGCCACTGCCGAGAGACCATGTACCTGCGCATGTTCACTTCATCTGGGTCAAGGAGGGACTCGTCGAGAGCGTGGCTGACTCTGGCTTGAATGTCGACCTTAACGTCAAGGTCACAAGATTTCTGCTCGAGCCACGAGGTAACCTCCAAAGCGAAGGCTGGGAGAGGCTGTTACCTGGAGCAGAACACACATACGACTATATGACCGGGAATCATTTCCAGATCACACAAACCCCCCAT GTCGAGAGCTTGGGGAATTTGCTTCGCAAGGTAGCGAAAGCATAA
- a CDS encoding Vegetative incompatibility protein HET-E-1, whose translation MRLLNVLTRELKEFSDTNRPPCVIVSHRWGADEATYRDVRSMRNTNKAGFRKIRRFCRWVRDNCSIKWIWIDTCCINKDSATELSESINSMFRWYTESEFLSGMAP comes from the coding sequence ATGCGACTCTTGAACGTCCTTACCCGCGAGCTCAAGGAATTCAGCGATACCAATCGACCCCCTTGCGTGATCGTTTCCCACCGCTGGGGTGCCGACGAGGCCACGTACCGGGATGTCCGCAGCATGCGGAACACGAACAAAGCAGGCTTCAGAAAGATTCGAAGGTTTTGCCGCTGGGTTCGGGACAACTGTTCTATCAAATGGATCTGGATCGACACGTGCTGTATCAACAAAGACAGTGCTACGGAGCTCTCTGAGTCTATCAACTCAATGTTTCGCTGGTACACAGAGTCCGAGTTTCTGTCTGGCATGGCTCCATGA
- a CDS encoding Beta-phenylalanine transaminase produces the protein MELMRLTNSGTEATMMALAVSKVCTRRSKILVFAGAYHGGALSFAGSGGKGSEVNVGAPHEYLIATYNDLGSVRALLRRPEDRSDVAAIIVEPMMGSGGAIPASEEFLRGLREVANEVGAVLIFDEIMTSRMHRGGGIQSQLPMAMRPDLTTLGKYLGGGMSFGAFGGKKSIMDLFDPRRPDALAHAGTFNNNVLTMAAGRAGLEQVFTPERAAQLHEKGDVLRKRLQDVGQGTLLKVTGYGSIMCFHFISTPTEDIKSHKDLADADSTPADLLHLFLLKRGYYIARRGFVALSLALSDADFDGFVQAVADFVWEYRHLLDNGHRSKL, from the exons ATGGAGTTGATGCGGTTGACAAATTCGGGGACGGAGGCGACGATGATGGCGCTCGCGGTTTCGAAAGTTTGTACACGGAGGAGCAAGATTCTGGTTTTTGCTGGTGCGTACCACGGCGGGGCGCTCTCGTTCGCTGGATCTGGGGGGAAGGGGAGTGAGGTGAATGTAGGGGCGCCGCATGAGTACCTCATTGCTACGTATAATGATTTGGGGTCTGTGCGGGCTTTGCTTCGCAGGCCGGAGGATCGAAGTGATGTTGCGGCGATTATTGTTGAGCCTATGATGGGGTCCGGGGGTGCGATACCGGCGAGTGAAGAGTTTTTGAGAGGGCTGAGGGAAGTGGCGAATGAGGTAGGGGCGGTGTTGATTTTTGATGAGATTATGACGAGTAGGATGCATAGGGGAGGGGGAATTCAGTCACAGTTGCCAATGGCGATGAGACCAGATTTGACGACACTGGGAAAGTATCTGGGTGGTGGGATGTCGTTCG GTGCCTTTGGCGGCAAGAAATCCATCATGGACCTCTTCGATCCCCGCAGGCCCGATGCACTCGCTCATGCTGGGACATTCAACAATAACGTCCTGACCATGGCCGCCGGACGGGCAGGTCTTGAGCAGGTCTTCACGCCGGAGCGCGCCGCGCAGCTTCATGAGAAAGGCGACGTGCTGCGTAAGCGGTTGCAAGATGTCGGCCAAGGCACACTGCTGAAGGTGACTGGCTACGGCTCCATCATGTGCTTCCACTTCATCAGCACTCCCACCGAGGACATCAAGTCACATAAAGATCTCGCCGATGCCGACTCGACGCCTGCTGATCTGTTGCATCTCTTCCTGCTCAAGCGAGGCTACTACATCGCACGACGCGGCTTCGTGGCGTTGAGTCTTGCTCTCAGCGATGCTGACTTTGATGGCTTCGTGCAGGCTGTCGCAGACTTCGTGTGGGAGTATCGCCATCTGCTGGATAATGGGCATCGTAGTAAGCTGTAG
- a CDS encoding O-methyltransferase gsfD, which produces MPKDGSAMHPGASHCAAGVSARLDLSTENAKDVLINDLAIGNVLTETDEMLEMGRTFLGQIAKVLNKDSRLLIHDTLMDDLHPEQYDTRADFVMMSLFGGMERSQQQMRTLLQSVGLTVTGSYKPGPEQWTITEAMLP; this is translated from the coding sequence ATGCCTAAAGACGGCAGCGCCATGCATCCAGGAGCGAGCCATTGCGCTGCCGGCGTCTCCGCGCGTCTGGACCTCTCAACCGAAAACGCCAAAGATGTGCTGATCAACGACCTGGCCATTGGCAATGTTTTGACTGAGACTGACGAGATGCTGGAAATGGGCCGCACGTTCCTAGGCCAGATCGCCAAGGTCTTGAACAAAGACTCACGGCTCTTGATCCACGATACGTTGATGGATGATCTTCATCCGGAGCAGTATGACACGAGGGCGGATTTCGTCATGATGAGTTTGTTTGGAGGCATGGAAAGGAGTCAGCAGCAGATGAGGACTTTGTTGCAGAGTGTTGGACTGACTGTCACGGGGAGTTATAAGCCTGGGCCGGAGCAGTGGACGATTACGGAGGCGATGTTGCCTTAG